One Rhinopithecus roxellana isolate Shanxi Qingling chromosome 7, ASM756505v1, whole genome shotgun sequence DNA segment encodes these proteins:
- the RTL4 gene encoding retrotransposon Gag-like protein 4, whose translation MEKCTKSPPTLQVEPSFLQAENLILQPQMQHPTTENTAKRAQVMPALATTVMPVLNSLEHLTQFHGDPANRSEFLTQVTTYLTALQISNPANDAQIKLFFDYLSQQLESCGIISGPDKSTLLKQYENCVLEFQQSFGKPTKQEMNLLMNAKFDKGDNSSQQDPTTFQLLAQNLICNATNQNGQFEKAVDDLNQDEESVTDMMDNLPDLITQCIQLDKKHSDRPELLQSETQLPLLASLIQHQALFSPTDPPPKKGPIQLREGQLPLTPAKRARQQETQLCLYCSQSGHFTRDCLAKRSRAPATTNNTAHQ comes from the coding sequence ATGGAGAAGTGCACAAAATCACCACCTACCTTGCAGGTAGAGCCTTCCTTTCTTCAGGCAGAGAATCTGATTCTGCAGCCTCAAATGCAGCATCCAACCACGGAGAACACTGCTAAAAGGGCCCAAGTCATGCCTGCCCTGGCCACCACAGTGATGCCTGTACTGAACTCACTCGAGCATCTCACCCAGTTTCATGGTGACCCTGCCAATCGCTCAGAGTTCCTCACTCAGGTGACTACCTACTTGACAGCTCTCCAGATCTCTAATCCTGCAAATGATGCCCAGATCAAACTCTTTTTTGATTACCTATCTCAGCAGTTAGAAAGTTGTGGAATCATATCTGGGCCTGACAAGAGTACCTTACTGAAGCAATATGAGAATTGTGTTCTTGAGTTCCAGCAATCATTTGGTAAACCCACAAAACAGGAAATGAACCTTCTGATGAATGCGAAGTTTGACAAAGGGGACAACTCCTCTCAACAGGACCCTACTACTTTCCAGCTCCTTGCTCAAAATCTGATCTGTAATGCAACCAATCAGAATGGTCAGTTCGAAAAGGCAGTAGATGATCTCAACCAGGATGAAGAGAGTGTCACTGATATGATGGACAATCTACCAGACCTGATCACTCAGTGCATTCAGCTGGACAAGAAACACAGTGACAGGCCAGAGCTCCTACAGTCAGAGACCCAGCTCCCATTGTTGGCTTCCTTGATCCAGCACCAAGCCCTCTTTAGCCCCACAGATCCACCACCCAAGAAAGGGCCTATACAACTGCGAGAAGGCCAGCTGCCTCTCACCCCAGCCAAACGAGCCCGCCAGCAAGAAACTCAGTTGTGCCTCTACTGCAGCCAATCTGGTCACTTCACAAGAGATTGCCTTGCCAAACGTTCTCGAGCTCCAGCAACGACAAATAACACAGCTCACCAGTAA